The Eleginops maclovinus isolate JMC-PN-2008 ecotype Puerto Natales chromosome 10, JC_Emac_rtc_rv5, whole genome shotgun sequence nucleotide sequence AAGGGTTGTTTGCTGCTATATAattgtttctgtatgtgtttataaaaCCTTTGACCCAAATATTGTCCTCTCTGCCAGAGCTCCGGGCCCCTAGGAGCCACATCAGGACTCTTTATCAAAAGGTCAGTCAGTGGTCATTTAGGTACAGTAGTATAAACAGTTTAACAGATACCACCCATTGGATTAAGATAATGATTTTGCACTTTAGTCACAATATGGACTTAACATAGGTATTGTTTGCGGCCAAAGTGAAACAACACGCTGACCAACAACTTCTTATCCATTAGGCCTGGGTGTCAGTTCAAACCTGTAGCTCTGTCAAAAGAAGGATTAAGGTTATAGCTGGAGTATGATTACAAATACATAGGCAGAGAACAATTCTACAAAGTGCTGTCTTCAAGGAAACGCTACTTCTTGTACTACAGATAGGTTCAAATAAACTAATTAGCCTACATGATAAAGACGCAGCCTTACCCACTTTTTGACGCAGGGGCGTAGGCTAACGTTACCTGAAGCTGAGGCTTTCTGTGAACGTAAACCGTTAAACAATACGTTTCTCGGTTTATATTACCAAAatggaacaaaataaaaacgtgtTTCAAAGTGAAGGACTGGACTCTCACCTTGTGGACCACCCACAACatctgtaattgtgtttttaatcccGTAGTAGAACGGCTAtctcttgtttttgtctgcCGCTTCCTCGTACAGTTCCTTGTTGGGGTTTGAGTGACATCCCGCCGACCAACGACGTTGGATGCAGCCTAAGGATTGTCCAATAGGAGCAGAGAACGTGTGGGAGGCGGGACATCACCGCGGACAGTAAGGTCTCTGTTTTCTCGGTGGTGGTGGTGACGCTGTTTCCAGGATACAATGATTTTTGGAGGGGCCATATTGGGTCAAATGTACCTGCATTTAAACCTTGTTGAATGAATACTGGACTTAATTAACAACTAGTGAAGTACAACAATACATACCACCACTACTACCTTTACAATTACTAATCACTTTACTGATAAAAGGTCAATAACTACCCTAATTGCTATTACTTGGAGCCTATGATTGATGAATAGACAGAAGAAAGGGGAGATAGAAACAAGGGAGAAAAAAGCTTtgtatacaaagaaaaaagttgTCGGAAGTCTGCGTAAATGAATTATACACAGTAATGGCTTGTAAGCAGTCAAAGTGTAGCCCACatgtattatttgattatttgcaCTTGTTGAAAGTGTGTACTTTCAACCCTGATTTGACATCTCTATATCCTCTTTACTTTAGAAATCAAGATTCAAAGTAGCCGCTGTGTTACACTTGTCCATCACATTAAATAGCCTATGTGTGTATCTTGGCATAGCTGCAACTTTATTTAGTAGATTGGTCATGTAAACATATGTTAATACATAATGTATTAACATTTTAACTAATAATAAGGTTGACATAGGACCCAACGACAAAACAGGCCAAACATATTGGGTATTAATCCGGGGgcctctttttatttataatactttagtggtgcaggaatgttaataaagtaattaaaatgagtTGTATCTCAAACAACTACATtaaacatgtcatatttgttcagttgtataatataatgtattattttattttttttaaatgtaatgcaggCCGGCTACTTTAAATTGATTTTGGTGTAtgttaaacacttttaataCTTTTCCAGCAGTGATTTCCTAAAGGCCAAACAGACTGAAGTCCACAGTAAATACACAGTAAACATTCCTCTGGCTGGTTCAACATCTGTACCCGGCTGTCCAATCAGAGGCCATGACAAAAACCACCGGACCAATCAAAAGAGAGAACTCGGTTTTTCAACACGTCTCTTCCTAGAAGGACAATCTTAGTGAAGTTTGGAAGGAAACCGGAGCGGATTCTGGAGTTGTTTAATTAAAGCGAAACTTATCCTGAAACAAACATGGCATTGCCGAAATGGGAGAGAAAGGCGCGGGTATTTCTTTGCGTGTtcggtttgtttttgtctgtttatgCGCTTCACGTCGAGCTGTCCCGAGAAAGTGACCCAGATTACAGAGCGATGTGCGACCTGGGGGAGTCTGTGAGCTGCTCCAAGGTTTTCACCTCCAGGTATGTTTgttatttagcatttatttgcTCATAGCTGCTTAGTTGTGCATAATCCCTATACAACGACTTTTCTTTAGAGACCattgaatgcattttttattttatcgtGTTAAAGCTGCAGGTCTAGCCCACTACATTGCCACGTGTTAAAATCCTTTAACTGCTGTAAACCCTTTAAATCAGATACTGCTCTCCATAAGGCCAATACCAAGTGGATATTGAtctttttacattattttttttattcagtaacTTTAATGTCTGATTGTTTTACAGGAGTAACAACCATTGCAGGCTATctatttactttgttttcaaTATGATGTCCTTGTTTTGActgtccctttttcttttttggcaGATGGGGACGTGGTTTTGGTTTGGTCCAGTTTTTTGTTGCTGCAGATAGCCCTCTGAACCAGCCCAACAGTGTGCTTGGCATCATATTTTACACTCTGCAGATGGGCCTGGGTTAGTATGTCATTATCCCCTGCAAATTACAGTGCAGTTTTTAGTATTATgctaaatactgtatgtaacatTCAGAATGTTAGTCAACCATAGCTGTGcctacatttcagcatttccGACATATTTTTGGGAAATGCTTAACCCCTCGTTTTGTTTATTGCAGGACTGTCTCTGACCAAAAAAGCAGCAATGTTGTTGGTCTTCGCCTCCTGGCTGTCTGTGGCTGGCTCTCTCTACCTTGCATCTATTCTCGCCTTTGTTCTGGGGGATTTCTGCATGGTCTGCGTGTCAACATATATTGTTAACTTTGCGTTGCTCTTCACCAACATCAAACGCAGAAGAGCAATTGAAGGAGTGAAGGAAAAGGCTGGATAAAATGGGATACTTGTGAAATTCTACACCTTTTTTATGTGATGGCTGATGCCCCACTGGATCTGAAAGCATATTCTCTTCCACAGTACTTCTGCATGACTTTTTAGAGAAACAGGACTGGATATGcataattgaaaatgtataaGATGATTTTGAGTACAGAAACCTGCAAGAGCTGCTGTCATTTTTGTATGTTCATATGAATTTGTGATggcaaatacacatttttgcacACTAACTCTTGTCTCCTGTGATTAAAGCCTGGCTTGTGAAGAACTTTAAAATCCTTAAAGTTGGAATACATTACATTAGTCCACAGTCTAAAATACTAGGTGGTCAAACAGTCAAGAGACATGCAGTTACTCAGTCTAGCCAGGAGATAGAGCCACAAAGCATAACATACTCGTGAATGTAGAGGTAAAATGTTACTTGGGAAGACAGAAACCACAGTATTCACATTGGGTGgtctttagaaaataaaatggctAACTGCTAGCTTATCAGGTATGCCTTTTTAGTTTCGGTTTCCAGGATGTGTTGTTTGGAAGGTGAATTTTCTTAGGAAAAGGATCTCACAAACATGAAAGCAGCAGGCCAATGTGATAAAATCAGGCCTTCTGTGCAGAGCAAACTAAGCTCATGTTGGCTACCCCAACTGACAGGGGAATGGggaatctgaaaatgtaaaattgttTACTTCACAGTCAATGTTAGTTAACACAAATGCACATCCTATTCAGCAAGTTTAAATGAGTACTGCTGCTATGGATATTTTTGGATACATTGATTGGCATTAATCAGAGGTGGTAGTACTTAGATCCTGTACTAATGTAGAAGTAACAGagtttcaagtaaaagtcctgcaatcaaaatgtgaCTCAAGTAAAATTAGAAAAAGTATTGGCgattaaatatacttaaagtaccaaaaataaaagtactcattatgcagattggcacatttcagaataatatatattatatgttttgtttataagtGTGATGTAAACTTCTcaagcaatggagacgaaactcagagagacacaggagagctggaactcgatggcaaacactgatggTTTATTTGACGTTACGGTCGGAGAAATTGAAAAGACGTTTGCTATAGCCAAGAGTTGACGCAGTGCTTGCCAAATCAACTCTGAAGAACTCTTCTGCTGTTTGAGGTTTTAACTAGTGTGTAATCAACATTTCTCATCTGCAAGATTTAACAAATATGGACGCTGAATCTACGTAAAGCTGTCGACCATAGAAAAGAATGTCCGCCAGGGAGCCTAcattccagataagaagggcttctagacgtccctgaaagACTGGCAATACCAAggagcccaggctgcccctccttaagggagataacAGCACCCGAAGGCTGTTAGCCGATGCCATGGGAAAAGAAACTgtgaatgagaaaataatgaaCTGCATCAACGGTTACCTACCTAAGCCCAAAATTCCCTAGCAATAAGAATTAATGAAGTGTTATCAAAGTTGGTAAAGCAGCAGCTAGTTTTCcatgactttgtatactgcatggaagcttgtgaatttactccaggtgtaactaaaggcTTATTTAAGTCTTGGTTTAtctttcacatcattaatccacatttgaaaagtatttaaaggtaaataaatgtattggagtacacgatttacctctgaattgtagtgtaGAACGACAAACTagcaaaaagtttaaaaaacttgagtaaagtacaagcacctcaaattaagtaaatgtacttagttactttacagcaTGGCATTCATTTAATTGTGGCACAGAAtctgtcagaatcagaatctgtATCCAGCCAAACTATAGGACTTCATTCCTGCTGCCACAGGCCACTCTCTGTGATCTTCATCAAACCTCTGATAAAGAAACAATTAAGACAAATGCCATTTTCCACTTGTCCATTGTCTACTCAATCACTGACTTGAGAACTGCACACAATGTCCTACACAACCTTGTTCAACTAAACGACAAAGCCTAGACCAAtagaaacaacacaaaagaaAGTGTCAATGCTTTACAAAAGGGTAGAAAGGAGACCGTGTGTTTCACAATTCAGTGCTGTTTCAGAAGCGTTGTTTGCGTTCTTCCTTATGGTTGATTGAGTTTGGACAGACTGCGCCACTCACTCATTTTCCTGTTTTCGTTGCCTGCTACCTCAACCCTGACACCACACACGGTTTCTCTTTTCCCTGAAATAGCTACCTTCCTCATAAGGTAGCTATCaacaaaacagcatttattCTTAAAAGCCAGTGAATTGTTCAGTTGTATTCTTTATTCCCTTATTACTTTGACAACACACCACTATGAATAATGTTATACACATCTTATTTGTTGTAAAACAACAGCACATTTTATCTGAACTTATTGTGATTTTGGTAACATCTggtggttggatggatggatggatggatggatggatagatggatagatggatagatggatagatagatagatagatagatagatagatagatagatagatggatggatagatggatggatagatggatagatagatagatagatagatagatagatagatagatagatagatggatagatggatagatggatagatggatggatagatggatagatggatagatatatggatagatggatggatggatcaatAGCAGAGTTTAAATGCTTTTGCTGTAAATTATTTTAGTAACTTTTGTATCCTAACATGGCTGTGGGCGTACAGTAAGACAGTTCTTTAATATTAGGCAGGTACACTTcctgctgtgttgttttgaaatgttacaGAACTGCATTTGAAAGGGTTGTTTTCCTTACTTCCATAATGCATATTTGCACCTAAAGGCTTGAGTGAAAATGATGGATGAAGTGTAAAGGTTGCAGAGCTAACATGAATGTATATGTACCTGTGTAGTATTGTTGTTCCCACGTACGCCATGTCATCAACTTGTCAGCAAGAGTTGTTCATAACTTTGGTCGAGGTCTTTACCTTTTGTCGAGattatttttcttgtatttctATTGAAAGACAAGTAAAGTTGTTTTAAGTGATGAGTTATACTCAAGGTGTTGAcggaaatgtttttctttaaactttggATGAAGAATTTCTTCATGATTGGTTTTGAGATGACAGAGCTGCGACTGATCCACGGATATTGCCTAACCAACCCaatatcagttttttttcaattatgaTAAATTATGCCATCGTTTTTTGGTAAGGTTGAGAATAGACTAGATTGATtgatagagagaaaaaaggtCAATTTGGATAATTGATCCGTTGTGAAtatggaaaaatggaaaaatgctgTTTACACTGCTCGTATCTGTTTTGTATctaattatattaatataagaTTTaggcagacaaaaaaaatacatttaaagacatcgGCTTTGAGAAATTGGgattgacatttttcacttttttctgacatttaatgaACAAATGGATTTAATGGATCAGTCGAGAAAATTATTTAGCAGTTTAATCGACTGTGAAAATAATCCTTAGCTGCAGCCATACTTTGGGGTACTGAGCAACTATACTTTATCAAAGCATACAGCAATTATTGCAGCTGACGTCATACCATATATCATGCCTGTACGTTTGTTAGTCATGCTATCATATTCAATTttctaacttttaaaaaaatctgtagatacagtggggcaaaaaagtatttagtcagccaccaattgtgcaagttctcctatttaaaaagatgagagaggcctgtaatttttatcataggtacacttcaactatgagagacagaatgggggaaacaatccaggaaatcacattgtaggatttttaaagaattaattggtaaattcctcggtaaaataagtatttggtcacctacaaacaagcaagatttctggctctcacagacctgtaacttcttctttaagaggctcctctgtcctccactcgttacctgtattaatggcacctttttgaactcgttatcagtataaaacacacctgtccataacctcaaacagtcatactccaaactccactatggccaagaccaaagagctgtcaaaggagaccagagacaaaattgtagacctgcaccaggctgggaaaactcaatttgcaataggtaagcagcttggtgtgaagaaatcaactgtgggagcaattattagaaaatggaagacatacaagaccactgctaatctccctcgatctggggctccacgcaagatctcaccccgtggggtcaaaatgatcacaagaacggtgagcaaaaatcccagaaccacacggggggacctagtgaatgacctgcagagagctgggaccaaagtaacagaggctaccatcagtaacacactacgccgccagggacttaaatcctgcagttccagacgtgtccccctgcttaagccagtacatgtccaggcccgtctgaagtttgctagagggcatttggatgatccagaagaggattgggagaatgtcatatggtcagatgaaaccaaaatagaactttttggtaaaaactcaactcgtcgtgtttggaggagaaagaatgcagagttgcatccaaagaacaccatacctactgtgaagcatgggggtggaaacatcatgctttggggctgtttttctgcaaagggaccaggacgactgatccgtgtaaaggaaagaatgaatggggccatctatcgtgagattttgagtgaaaacctccttccatcag carries:
- the vkorc1 gene encoding vitamin K epoxide reductase complex subunit 1 — encoded protein: MALPKWERKARVFLCVFGLFLSVYALHVELSRESDPDYRAMCDLGESVSCSKVFTSRWGRGFGLVQFFVAADSPLNQPNSVLGIIFYTLQMGLGLSLTKKAAMLLVFASWLSVAGSLYLASILAFVLGDFCMVCVSTYIVNFALLFTNIKRRRAIEGVKEKAG